One segment of Channa argus isolate prfri chromosome 17, Channa argus male v1.0, whole genome shotgun sequence DNA contains the following:
- the fam228a gene encoding protein FAM228A isoform X1, whose translation MIDKSLDIVMIPMKKNNGVITFHTSFPVSSLKLQECTTDVKDNMDTRRSVLLSSTKLRSSSECVSSDITDKQSPSGPKLRPKQECLPHTTHRELQAKMEAENRQWRKTIKPLLDTENALLKELETFLSQRDTTQLRRKELLHKHWTERVWFPLQSRVEDGVSTCSLVEAKRFQSLYSQFLHHCNTKVTASPISTGLGPARHSWGGEWAVRGLVSFPETLHHIAKASSLL comes from the exons ATGATTGACAAATCCCTCGACATAGTGATGATCCCCATGAAGAAAAACAACGGTGTGATCACCTTCCACACATCATTTCCTGTCAGCTCACTGAAATTACAG GAATGCACAACAGATGTGAAGGACAACATGGACACCAGAAGGAGTGTGCTTCTGTCAAGCACGAAGTTAAGGAGCAGCAGTGAATGTGTTAGTTCAGACATAACTGATAAACAATCACCATCAGGGCCAAAGCTGAGGCCCAAACAGGAATGTCTCCCTCACACCACCCACAGAGAACTGCAG GCAAAAATGGAGGCTGAAAATCGGCAGTGGAGAAAAACAATCAAACCTTTATTGGACACAGAAAATGCGTTACTGAAG GAGTTGGAAACATTTCTGAGCCAGCGGGACACAACACAGCTGAGGAGGAAGGAGCTGCTGCACAAGCACTGGACTGAGCGTGTATGGTTTCCcctgcagagcagagtggaggaCGGTGTGTCCACCTGTAGCCTTGTGGAGGCCAAGAGATTCCAGAGTTTATATAGCCAGTTCCTCCATCACTGCAACACAAAGGTAACtgcctccccaatttctaccgggcttggaccagcacggcacagctggggaggggaatgggcggTTAGGGGTTTAGTttctttcccagagacacttcaccATATAGCCAAAGCATCTTCCTTACTCTAA
- the fam228a gene encoding protein FAM228A isoform X2 — MIPMKKNNGVITFHTSFPVSSLKLQECTTDVKDNMDTRRSVLLSSTKLRSSSECVSSDITDKQSPSGPKLRPKQECLPHTTHRELQAKMEAENRQWRKTIKPLLDTENALLKELETFLSQRDTTQLRRKELLHKHWTERVWFPLQSRVEDGVSTCSLVEAKRFQSLYSQFLHHCNTKVTASPISTGLGPARHSWGGEWAVRGLVSFPETLHHIAKASSLL, encoded by the exons ATGATCCCCATGAAGAAAAACAACGGTGTGATCACCTTCCACACATCATTTCCTGTCAGCTCACTGAAATTACAG GAATGCACAACAGATGTGAAGGACAACATGGACACCAGAAGGAGTGTGCTTCTGTCAAGCACGAAGTTAAGGAGCAGCAGTGAATGTGTTAGTTCAGACATAACTGATAAACAATCACCATCAGGGCCAAAGCTGAGGCCCAAACAGGAATGTCTCCCTCACACCACCCACAGAGAACTGCAG GCAAAAATGGAGGCTGAAAATCGGCAGTGGAGAAAAACAATCAAACCTTTATTGGACACAGAAAATGCGTTACTGAAG GAGTTGGAAACATTTCTGAGCCAGCGGGACACAACACAGCTGAGGAGGAAGGAGCTGCTGCACAAGCACTGGACTGAGCGTGTATGGTTTCCcctgcagagcagagtggaggaCGGTGTGTCCACCTGTAGCCTTGTGGAGGCCAAGAGATTCCAGAGTTTATATAGCCAGTTCCTCCATCACTGCAACACAAAGGTAACtgcctccccaatttctaccgggcttggaccagcacggcacagctggggaggggaatgggcggTTAGGGGTTTAGTttctttcccagagacacttcaccATATAGCCAAAGCATCTTCCTTACTCTAA